A portion of the Mesobacillus sp. AQ2 genome contains these proteins:
- the thiD gene encoding bifunctional hydroxymethylpyrimidine kinase/phosphomethylpyrimidine kinase, whose protein sequence is MNMKKALTIAGSDSGGGAGIQADLKTFQELKVFGTSALTAVTAQNTLGVQGVFPMSPEAVGEQIQSVGEDIGADALKTGMLFNAEIIQAVSEKIKQFGWDKVVVDPVMIAKGGASLLQQEAVSALKKHLLPLCHIITPNIPEAEVLTGMSIRGTDEKKEAAKRIHALGAKNVVIKGGHDEETNESIDVLFDGKEFAYFSTSRIETNNTHGTGCTFSAAITAQLAKGSSVHQAVSVAKEFIQAAIANPLMIGNGHGHGPTNHWAYNMKRESGASSCQESVLKR, encoded by the coding sequence ATGAATATGAAAAAAGCACTGACAATCGCAGGATCTGACAGCGGCGGCGGAGCCGGAATCCAGGCTGACCTGAAGACATTCCAGGAACTGAAGGTATTTGGCACATCTGCCCTGACTGCTGTTACCGCGCAAAATACGCTTGGTGTCCAGGGAGTTTTTCCGATGAGCCCTGAGGCGGTAGGCGAACAGATCCAATCAGTCGGTGAGGACATTGGAGCGGATGCCCTGAAAACAGGAATGCTTTTTAACGCGGAAATCATACAAGCGGTCTCGGAAAAAATAAAGCAGTTCGGCTGGGATAAGGTTGTTGTCGATCCTGTCATGATTGCGAAGGGAGGAGCCTCATTGCTCCAGCAGGAGGCTGTATCGGCCCTGAAAAAACATTTGCTTCCGCTCTGTCACATCATCACCCCGAATATCCCCGAAGCCGAAGTGCTGACAGGCATGTCGATTCGCGGTACGGATGAAAAAAAGGAAGCGGCCAAACGAATCCATGCCCTTGGAGCGAAAAATGTAGTGATAAAAGGCGGCCATGATGAGGAAACAAACGAATCTATTGATGTCCTCTTTGACGGAAAGGAATTTGCTTACTTCTCCACTTCAAGGATTGAAACGAATAACACCCATGGAACAGGCTGTACTTTTTCTGCAGCTATCACAGCACAGCTTGCAAAAGGTTCTTCGGTCCATCAAGCGGTTTCGGTGGCTAAGGAGTTCATCCAGGCAGCCATTGCCAACCCGCTGATGATCGGAAATGGACATGGACATGGGCCGACTAATCACTGGGCCTACAATATGAAAAGAGAAAGCGGGGCCTCCTCATGTCAAGAATCAGTCCTGAAAAGATGA
- the thiW gene encoding energy coupling factor transporter S component ThiW, whose translation MRYTQKLTLTAMMMAIGTLTSQMLFIPLGIVKAFPVQHFINVLSAVLLGPYYAVAQAFGISLLRNLMGTGSVFAFPGSMIGALLAAYLYKKTKRMEFAFAGEVVGTGIIGAVASYPIATLFLGKEAALFGMVPAFFASSLAGAAIGFVILKIFMKNAAGRLEMSNRT comes from the coding sequence ATGAGATACACACAAAAGCTTACCCTCACCGCTATGATGATGGCGATTGGTACATTGACGAGCCAAATGCTGTTTATCCCGCTTGGAATCGTGAAGGCGTTTCCAGTGCAGCATTTCATCAATGTTTTGTCAGCTGTGCTGCTGGGACCCTATTACGCCGTTGCTCAGGCATTTGGCATTTCTTTGCTCAGGAATTTAATGGGCACCGGATCGGTCTTTGCGTTTCCTGGCAGCATGATCGGCGCTCTTCTGGCTGCATATCTGTATAAAAAGACGAAGAGAATGGAATTTGCCTTTGCAGGGGAAGTTGTAGGCACAGGAATCATTGGTGCGGTTGCCAGTTATCCAATTGCAACATTGTTCCTTGGAAAAGAAGCCGCGTTGTTTGGTATGGTTCCGGCATTTTTCGCGAGTTCATTGGCGGGTGCAGCTATAGGCTTCGTGATTCTGAAAATCTTTATGAAGAATGCTGCGGGAAGACTGGAGATGAGCAATAGAACCTAG
- a CDS encoding excisionase family DNA-binding protein, which translates to MYMTIKEAAEYLSIPAAQVENLVLQRKIRTIHDGEQYLIYKDQFNTHLKQVEKYKKLVEEIMNEPVPEDIDIKDED; encoded by the coding sequence TTGTATATGACAATAAAAGAAGCAGCAGAATATCTGTCAATCCCAGCTGCACAGGTCGAGAACCTTGTCCTTCAGCGGAAAATCAGGACCATTCATGATGGTGAGCAATATTTGATTTATAAAGACCAATTCAATACCCATCTGAAACAGGTTGAGAAGTACAAAAAGCTGGTAGAAGAAATCATGAATGAACCAGTGCCTGAGGACATCGACATTAAAGATGAAGATTAA
- a CDS encoding exonuclease domain-containing protein produces MNKENKLGLVVDVETTGLGPDSDEIIELALKLFSFDEESGEIIDILEEDSYLREPLSTTAQRNYDRAYRIHGIHYDMVRGKTFYDEKIMEYFNRTDAIFAHNASFDRSFLFRMYPEVNEMQWYCTMKNVQWKNHGFPNSKLLTLLQAHNISKFQTHRAMDDITYLTELLKQQNPNGDYYLKEVLDYGPMRKYQPAAKQRRRMFY; encoded by the coding sequence TTGAACAAAGAGAACAAGCTTGGATTGGTAGTGGACGTAGAGACAACCGGACTGGGCCCGGATTCGGATGAAATCATAGAATTGGCTTTGAAGCTTTTTTCCTTTGATGAGGAATCAGGAGAAATAATCGATATTCTTGAAGAAGATTCTTATTTAAGGGAACCCCTGTCGACAACCGCACAAAGAAATTATGACAGGGCCTATCGGATTCATGGAATTCATTATGATATGGTACGCGGCAAAACATTTTACGATGAAAAAATCATGGAATACTTCAATCGCACTGATGCAATTTTTGCCCATAATGCTTCCTTTGACAGAAGCTTCCTTTTTAGGATGTATCCTGAAGTCAATGAGATGCAGTGGTATTGCACGATGAAGAATGTGCAATGGAAAAACCACGGATTTCCGAACAGCAAACTGCTGACGCTGCTGCAGGCGCACAACATCTCGAAATTCCAGACCCACAGGGCGATGGATGATATTACATATTTGACTGAACTTTTGAAGCAGCAAAATCCAAACGGCGACTATTATTTAAAAGAAGTGCTTGATTACGGCCCGATGCGAAAGTACCAGCCTGCAGCCAAACAGAGACGCCGGATGTTTTATTAG
- the thiM gene encoding hydroxyethylthiazole kinase: protein MEKREIAGLLEKVRRENPLVHNITNVVVTNFTANGLLALGASPVMAYAQEEVAEMASIAGSLVLNIGTLRPQVVESMSIAGKAANEHGVPVILDPVGAGATAYRTETAIRLMDELEISVIRGNAAEIANVAGEVWNIRGVDAGDSDGDVIELAESAAQKLNTIVALTGKEDVITDGKSTFVVRNGHPILTKVTGAGCLLTSVIGAFTAVEKDFLKAATAALSIYGVAAEVAADKSALQGPGSFQVEFLNQLYHLDAEEIYNKSSFEKWR, encoded by the coding sequence ATGGAAAAACGAGAGATTGCTGGTTTGCTGGAGAAGGTCCGCAGAGAGAATCCACTTGTACATAACATCACGAATGTTGTGGTCACGAATTTTACGGCCAATGGGCTGCTGGCTCTTGGTGCATCTCCAGTGATGGCCTATGCACAAGAGGAAGTTGCCGAAATGGCAAGCATAGCGGGCAGCCTTGTGCTGAATATTGGTACGTTGAGGCCACAAGTCGTCGAATCCATGTCGATTGCCGGTAAAGCGGCAAATGAGCATGGAGTTCCAGTCATTCTTGATCCGGTTGGTGCCGGGGCGACTGCTTATCGCACGGAAACTGCAATAAGGCTGATGGACGAACTGGAGATTTCGGTCATCAGAGGAAATGCCGCGGAAATTGCCAATGTAGCAGGGGAAGTCTGGAACATACGGGGTGTTGACGCAGGGGATTCAGATGGGGATGTGATCGAGCTGGCAGAATCCGCTGCCCAAAAATTGAACACAATTGTGGCACTGACAGGGAAAGAAGACGTTATTACAGATGGGAAATCTACGTTTGTCGTCAGAAATGGACACCCAATCCTTACGAAGGTAACCGGTGCTGGATGTCTGCTGACCTCAGTAATCGGGGCATTCACAGCAGTGGAAAAGGATTTTTTGAAAGCAGCAACTGCTGCATTGAGCATTTACGGAGTGGCAGCCGAAGTTGCCGCTGACAAAAGTGCCTTGCAGGGACCAGGGAGTTTTCAAGTGGAGTTCCTGAACCAGCTCTACCATTTGGATGCTGAGGAAATCTACAATAAAAGTTCTTTCGAAAAATGGAGGTAA
- the thiE gene encoding thiamine phosphate synthase: MSRISPEKMRSLLKVYFIAGSTNCLQDPVTVLEAAIRGGITIFQYREKGEGSLCDLEEQKLGKRLRKICKENDIPFIVNDDIELALELDADGVHIGQEDEDAAQVRRKIGDRILGVSVHNLEEAEKAKQAGADYFGVGPVFPTATKTDTRAVQGAAMIEELKDFGVPIVGIGGINADNAELVMTAGADGVSVITAISQAEDVKEAAARLRDKIQGGKI; this comes from the coding sequence ATGTCAAGAATCAGTCCTGAAAAGATGAGAAGCTTGCTGAAGGTATATTTTATCGCCGGCAGCACGAATTGTTTACAGGATCCCGTTACTGTGCTTGAAGCAGCGATTCGCGGAGGGATCACGATTTTTCAATACCGTGAAAAAGGAGAAGGAAGTCTTTGTGATTTGGAAGAGCAGAAGCTTGGCAAAAGACTGCGAAAGATTTGCAAGGAGAACGACATCCCGTTCATTGTGAATGATGATATTGAATTGGCGTTGGAGCTTGATGCAGATGGTGTCCATATCGGCCAGGAAGATGAGGATGCCGCACAGGTCCGCAGAAAAATTGGCGATAGGATTCTTGGAGTTTCTGTACACAACCTGGAAGAAGCGGAAAAAGCAAAGCAAGCTGGGGCTGATTATTTCGGTGTCGGTCCGGTTTTTCCAACGGCGACAAAGACAGATACAAGAGCTGTCCAGGGAGCAGCCATGATTGAAGAATTAAAAGACTTTGGCGTACCGATTGTTGGAATCGGCGGGATCAATGCGGATAATGCAGAGCTTGTCATGACTGCCGGGGCTGATGGTGTATCTGTGATTACAGCGATCAGCCAGGCAGAAGACGTCAAGGAAGCTGCAGCAAGGTTAAGAGATAAGATCCAAGGAGGTAAAATATGA
- a CDS encoding hemolysin III family protein, giving the protein MNSYIREPINGLTHLAGAILSFAGLLALVIKASITTGSPIVITSVTIFGLSMILLYTASATYHMVISRDSIIAFLRKIDHSMIFVLIAGTYAPFCLISLNGATGWTLFGIITFAAVCGILFKMIWFRSPRWLSTSIYILMGWMVIFVVSPLSSILNPGGIFWLVSGGILYTIGGVIYALKPDFLRSKYLGFHEIFHIFIMLGSLAHFFSVYFYVL; this is encoded by the coding sequence ATGAACAGCTACATCCGTGAACCCATTAATGGCCTTACTCATCTGGCTGGTGCTATATTATCCTTTGCAGGGCTGCTCGCGCTCGTCATCAAGGCTTCAATCACAACCGGTTCACCAATTGTGATCACATCCGTGACCATTTTTGGACTCAGCATGATCTTGCTTTACACGGCATCGGCCACTTACCATATGGTCATCAGCAGGGACAGCATCATCGCCTTCCTTCGAAAAATTGACCATTCGATGATTTTTGTACTGATCGCTGGAACTTATGCTCCTTTTTGCCTGATCAGTCTCAATGGCGCAACAGGCTGGACGCTTTTTGGCATCATCACTTTTGCAGCTGTGTGCGGAATTCTGTTTAAAATGATTTGGTTCAGGAGTCCAAGATGGCTGTCGACTTCCATCTATATCCTTATGGGCTGGATGGTGATTTTCGTGGTTTCTCCCCTCTCCTCCATATTGAATCCTGGAGGGATCTTCTGGCTTGTTTCCGGTGGCATCCTCTACACAATCGGAGGCGTCATTTACGCGTTAAAACCTGATTTCCTCCGCTCAAAGTACCTTGGTTTCCATGAAATTTTTCATATCTTCATCATGCTCGGAAGCCTTGCCCATTTTTTCAGTGTATATTTTTACGTCTTATAA
- a CDS encoding DUF1836 domain-containing protein, which translates to MKNLASLLAELNLENNIALEDIPEIDLYMDQVIQLFEKNFGSSTRNEDEKVLTKTMINNYAKGKLFFPVKNKKYSKEQLILISLIYQLKGGLSIQDIKQTLEGINERTESGQFQLNKFYQSYLKLHEKNIEIFNEDVLKTEQDVKLEVKTLEADEPEELETVLLIASLINISNFYRKTAEKLVDQLAAKKEKKD; encoded by the coding sequence TTGAAAAATTTAGCGAGCTTGCTTGCCGAGCTTAACCTTGAAAATAATATTGCACTTGAGGACATTCCTGAAATCGACTTATATATGGATCAGGTAATCCAGTTGTTTGAAAAAAATTTCGGCAGCTCGACAAGGAATGAAGATGAAAAAGTCCTGACGAAAACCATGATTAACAATTATGCAAAGGGAAAGTTATTCTTTCCTGTCAAAAATAAAAAGTATTCAAAGGAGCAGCTGATCTTGATCAGCTTGATTTACCAGCTGAAAGGCGGCTTGTCGATCCAGGATATCAAGCAGACTCTGGAAGGCATCAACGAGAGGACAGAGTCTGGTCAATTTCAATTGAATAAGTTTTATCAGAGCTATTTAAAACTCCACGAGAAGAATATTGAGATTTTTAATGAGGACGTCCTTAAAACGGAACAGGATGTCAAACTGGAAGTGAAGACGCTTGAGGCAGATGAGCCTGAAGAACTGGAAACAGTGTTATTGATTGCATCGTTGATCAATATCAGCAATTTTTACAGAAAGACAGCTGAGAAGCTTGTCGACCAGCTTGCGGCCAAAAAAGAAAAAAAGGACTGA
- the alaP gene encoding alanine permease AlaP — protein sequence MKKTQENELQRGLEQRHITLMSLGAAIGVGLFLGSASAIKLAGPGILLGYAFSGMIMFFIMRALGEMAIQKPVAGSFSKYARDYLGPLAGYITGWNYWFLWIVTGMAEITAVGIYMEFWFPETPRWIWALAALVIMASVNFLAVKAYGELEFWFALIKIVTILAMIVSGAGMIIWGIGNGGIPTGIQNLWENGGLFPNGIKGVLLSLQMVMFAYLGIEMIGITAGEVKNPEKSLSRAIDSVFWRILIFYVGALFVIMSIFPWNEIGEKGSPFVITFEQLGIPAAAGIINFVVLTAALSSCNSGIFSTGRMLFNLANHGEAPQKFSKLTKNGVPGFAILASAGALLIGVALNYIVPAKVFAWVTSIATFGAIWTWAIILLSQIRYRKSLGKNEVDKLKYKLPLFPFTSYLSLAFLAFVVVLMAFSPDTRIALFIGPLWLALLTGFYFAKGFHKKDHQTNISNAG from the coding sequence ATGAAAAAAACACAAGAGAACGAACTGCAGCGGGGGTTGGAGCAGAGGCACATAACACTGATGTCTTTAGGGGCAGCAATCGGGGTAGGACTGTTCCTGGGATCTGCATCTGCAATAAAGCTGGCAGGTCCGGGAATCCTGCTGGGTTATGCTTTCAGCGGAATGATCATGTTCTTTATTATGAGAGCGCTGGGGGAAATGGCAATCCAAAAGCCGGTTGCCGGATCATTCAGCAAATATGCCAGGGATTACCTTGGTCCGCTGGCAGGGTATATTACTGGCTGGAACTATTGGTTTCTATGGATTGTAACTGGCATGGCGGAAATCACAGCCGTCGGCATTTATATGGAATTCTGGTTTCCAGAAACTCCACGCTGGATATGGGCGCTAGCTGCCCTGGTGATTATGGCATCAGTCAATTTCCTGGCTGTAAAAGCGTATGGGGAACTTGAATTCTGGTTTGCGTTGATTAAAATTGTCACGATTTTAGCGATGATTGTCTCAGGGGCCGGCATGATCATATGGGGAATCGGCAATGGAGGCATTCCAACAGGGATCCAAAATCTATGGGAGAATGGCGGCTTATTTCCTAACGGGATTAAAGGCGTCCTGTTATCGCTGCAAATGGTCATGTTTGCCTACCTTGGAATTGAGATGATCGGTATTACTGCTGGTGAAGTCAAGAATCCTGAGAAATCACTTTCCAGAGCGATTGATTCAGTATTCTGGCGCATCCTGATTTTCTATGTCGGGGCATTGTTTGTTATTATGTCTATCTTCCCATGGAATGAGATTGGGGAAAAGGGAAGTCCGTTTGTTATCACTTTCGAACAATTAGGAATTCCTGCTGCAGCGGGCATCATCAATTTCGTAGTATTGACTGCTGCACTATCATCCTGCAATAGCGGAATCTTCAGCACAGGACGAATGCTGTTCAATCTTGCCAACCATGGAGAAGCGCCACAGAAGTTCAGCAAATTGACTAAGAACGGGGTTCCGGGATTTGCCATTCTCGCCTCGGCTGGCGCATTGCTGATTGGGGTCGCATTGAATTACATTGTCCCGGCAAAAGTATTTGCCTGGGTGACAAGTATTGCGACGTTTGGGGCAATCTGGACCTGGGCGATCATTCTCCTGTCACAGATTCGTTACCGCAAAAGCCTGGGCAAAAATGAAGTGGACAAGCTAAAATATAAGCTGCCATTGTTTCCGTTCACTTCCTATTTATCATTGGCGTTCCTGGCTTTTGTAGTCGTACTGATGGCCTTCAGCCCTGACACAAGAATCGCACTTTTCATAGGGCCTCTGTGGCTGGCGCTTCTAACAGGCTTTTACTTTGCTAAAGGTTTCCATAAAAAAGATCATCAAACGAACATTTCAAATGCAGGGTAA
- a CDS encoding PAS domain S-box protein, giving the protein MKKKQYVLIFFILSIVWIFGTNYVLSLYAPSNFVAVIEHSKEVLYVLLAGGFFYYFISKMEELSAAKEEEKRLSTLINSMVDFVNFKDGEGRWIQANDFGLKLFDIENVDYRGKKDTELAEYSNYFSDALNYCEISDEEAWKAGGIIRVEEVLPQPDGSVKTFDTIKVPLFNDDGSRQGLVIIGRDISERKNVENLLEESRQQYRSLFEYSLDIVSMLDLNGTITNLNPQFEKITGFRRDEYIGKNLADLIPESYRQKVLEKVASVVENCSPQMFELQLMHKNGKPLIFQSTTLPIIVNEKIAGIICNSRDVTELRETEERLRRTDKLSVVGELSASVAHEIRNPLTSLKGLVQLLQMEDEKHQLYYQIMIDELNRINHIVSELLLLAKPQQIKYTEADLQMILHDVISLLKTEASLHNIQIEFEVKDHPVIIECEPNQLKQLFINIVKNAIEASSGGDAVFITLESFDNNASIRVKDEGIGISKELLERIGEPFYSSKEKGTGLGMTVSFKIVQSHNGTIKFNSEPEKGTEVIVQLPIKHEEKMKNLEKSTK; this is encoded by the coding sequence ATGAAGAAAAAGCAATATGTCCTTATCTTTTTCATTCTGAGCATTGTCTGGATTTTTGGGACAAACTATGTGCTGAGTTTATACGCACCTTCAAACTTTGTTGCGGTGATCGAACACTCGAAGGAAGTCCTTTATGTTTTGCTGGCAGGAGGGTTCTTCTATTATTTCATCTCTAAAATGGAAGAACTGAGTGCTGCAAAAGAAGAAGAAAAGCGACTCTCCACACTGATCAATTCGATGGTGGATTTCGTCAACTTCAAGGATGGAGAAGGCCGGTGGATACAGGCCAATGACTTTGGTTTGAAACTATTTGACATTGAGAACGTTGACTATAGAGGAAAAAAGGATACAGAACTGGCAGAGTATAGCAACTATTTCAGCGATGCGCTGAATTATTGCGAGATTTCTGATGAAGAAGCCTGGAAAGCAGGCGGGATCATTCGTGTCGAGGAAGTTTTGCCCCAGCCAGATGGATCTGTCAAGACATTTGATACGATCAAAGTCCCCCTTTTCAATGATGATGGCAGCCGCCAGGGTCTTGTGATCATTGGCCGGGATATATCGGAACGAAAAAATGTCGAAAACCTTCTTGAAGAAAGCCGCCAACAATACCGGTCCCTGTTTGAATACAGTCTGGATATTGTTTCAATGCTTGACTTGAATGGGACAATCACCAACCTGAATCCACAATTCGAAAAAATAACTGGATTCAGGCGTGATGAATATATCGGAAAAAACCTTGCTGACTTGATTCCCGAATCCTATAGGCAGAAAGTTTTGGAAAAGGTAGCGAGTGTCGTGGAAAACTGCAGTCCGCAAATGTTCGAGCTGCAGTTAATGCATAAGAACGGGAAACCGCTCATTTTCCAAAGCACCACTTTACCGATTATAGTGAACGAAAAAATTGCGGGCATCATCTGTAATTCCCGTGATGTGACAGAGCTCCGCGAGACAGAGGAGCGCTTGCGCCGTACGGATAAGCTGTCTGTCGTCGGCGAATTATCCGCAAGCGTCGCGCATGAAATCCGGAACCCGCTCACTTCCTTAAAAGGACTCGTCCAATTGCTTCAAATGGAGGATGAAAAGCACCAGCTTTACTATCAGATCATGATTGATGAACTGAACCGGATCAATCACATTGTCAGCGAGCTGCTCTTGTTGGCCAAGCCGCAGCAGATCAAATACACGGAAGCAGATTTGCAGATGATCCTGCATGATGTGATTTCCCTGTTAAAGACAGAAGCGAGCCTCCATAATATTCAAATTGAGTTCGAGGTCAAAGATCATCCAGTTATAATTGAATGTGAACCGAACCAGCTGAAGCAGCTGTTCATCAACATTGTCAAAAATGCGATTGAGGCTTCTTCTGGTGGAGATGCCGTCTTCATCACTCTGGAGAGTTTTGATAATAATGCCTCAATCAGAGTCAAGGACGAGGGCATCGGAATCTCAAAAGAATTACTGGAAAGAATCGGGGAACCTTTTTATTCTTCCAAGGAAAAAGGAACCGGACTTGGAATGACCGTCAGCTTCAAAATAGTCCAATCCCATAACGGCACCATCAAGTTCAACAGCGAGCCTGAAAAAGGGACAGAAGTCATTGTCCAATTGCCAATCAAACATGAAGAAAAAATGAAAAACCTTGAGAAATCAACCAAGTAA
- a CDS encoding NUDIX domain-containing protein, which translates to MGMSEYYQEIRRKVGSELIFMPSVAGIIRNGAGEILFQNKGNGEKWSLPAGAIEPGEAPAEAVVREVWEETGLHVVPEIVLGVFGGKDFRYQYPNGHKVEYVVFVFECMVRGGEHNPIDSETAELRYFSAENRPELALPYPESIFTETGSGKTAFQWDEGWRKV; encoded by the coding sequence ATGGGAATGTCAGAGTATTATCAAGAGATTAGAAGGAAAGTGGGAAGCGAACTTATCTTCATGCCAAGCGTGGCGGGAATCATCAGGAACGGAGCAGGCGAGATTCTGTTCCAGAATAAAGGCAATGGAGAGAAATGGAGCCTTCCGGCAGGAGCAATTGAACCAGGCGAAGCACCTGCGGAGGCCGTAGTCCGAGAAGTGTGGGAAGAAACAGGTCTCCATGTTGTCCCTGAAATAGTATTGGGTGTCTTTGGCGGCAAAGACTTTCGCTACCAATACCCTAACGGCCACAAAGTCGAGTATGTGGTGTTTGTGTTTGAATGCATGGTAAGAGGCGGTGAACACAATCCCATCGACAGTGAGACGGCCGAACTTCGTTACTTCAGCGCGGAAAATAGGCCGGAATTGGCCCTGCCTTATCCAGAGAGTATTTTTACTGAAACGGGTAGTGGGAAGACGGCGTTTCAATGGGATGAGGGATGGAGGAAAGTATAG
- the pepT gene encoding peptidase T: protein MKNEIIERFTSYVKIDTQSNENSEKTPSTEGQLTLANMLVEELKSIGMEEVTIDENGYVMATLPANTDKEVPTIGFLAHVDTATDFTGKNVNPQVVEDFDGNQIILNKEQNIILSPADFPELPQYKGHTLITTDGTTLLGADNKAGIAEIMTAMAYLIKHPEIRHGKIRVAFTPDEEIGRGPHKFDVKAFNAKFAYTVDGGPLGELEYESFNAAGAKVTFKGKNVHPGTAKGKMVNSAKIAMEFNSKLPAEEAPEHTEGYEGFFHLSSINGDVEETTLSYIIRDFDRDSFQARKELMQKITNELRLTYGETRVELEMNDQYYNMKDKIEPVKEIVDIAYEAMENLGIKPIVKPIRGGTDGSQLSYMGLPTPNIFTGGENFHGRFEYVSVDNMLKSVETIVEIVKLFEAKA, encoded by the coding sequence ATGAAAAACGAGATAATCGAAAGATTCACCTCTTATGTCAAAATCGACACACAGTCCAATGAAAACAGCGAGAAAACTCCATCGACCGAAGGCCAGCTCACCCTTGCCAATATGCTTGTCGAGGAACTAAAATCGATTGGCATGGAGGAAGTCACGATTGATGAAAACGGTTATGTGATGGCAACACTTCCTGCAAATACCGATAAGGAAGTCCCAACGATCGGGTTCCTTGCCCACGTCGATACGGCAACTGATTTTACAGGCAAAAATGTCAACCCGCAGGTTGTCGAAGACTTCGATGGCAATCAGATCATCCTGAATAAGGAGCAGAATATCATCCTGTCGCCAGCGGATTTCCCTGAACTGCCTCAATATAAAGGCCATACATTGATTACGACCGATGGAACGACTCTTCTCGGTGCTGACAACAAAGCAGGGATTGCCGAAATCATGACGGCGATGGCTTATTTGATCAAGCACCCTGAAATCAGGCATGGTAAAATCCGTGTTGCTTTCACCCCGGATGAAGAGATTGGCAGAGGCCCTCATAAGTTTGATGTAAAAGCATTCAATGCAAAATTCGCCTACACCGTTGATGGCGGCCCGCTTGGCGAGCTGGAGTATGAAAGCTTTAACGCAGCCGGCGCCAAGGTGACTTTTAAAGGAAAGAACGTCCACCCCGGAACAGCAAAGGGCAAAATGGTGAACTCCGCCAAAATCGCGATGGAATTTAACAGCAAGCTTCCTGCCGAAGAAGCGCCTGAGCATACAGAAGGATATGAAGGCTTCTTCCACCTGAGCTCGATTAATGGGGATGTCGAGGAGACGACGCTGAGCTACATCATCCGTGATTTTGACCGTGACAGCTTCCAGGCACGCAAGGAATTGATGCAGAAAATCACCAATGAACTAAGGCTTACATACGGCGAAACCCGGGTTGAACTTGAAATGAACGACCAGTACTACAACATGAAGGATAAAATCGAGCCAGTAAAAGAAATTGTCGACATCGCCTATGAAGCAATGGAAAACCTCGGCATCAAGCCAATCGTCAAACCAATCCGCGGCGGCACTGACGGCTCTCAGCTAAGCTATATGGGATTGCCGACACCGAATATTTTTACCGGCGGAGAGAATTTCCACGGAAGATTCGAATATGTCTCTGTGGATAACATGCTTAAATCTGTTGAAACCATCGTAGAAATCGTAAAGCTTTTTGAAGCAAAAGCTTAA
- a CDS encoding 3-oxoacyl-ACP reductase: MELKDQVVLITGGSRGLGAETVKAFAREGAKVVINYFQNEEKAKALTETIGENALALRADVRDPAQVKSMFRLAKEHFGTPITTIVNNALVNFKFDPVANKDAFAVGWEDYQQQLEGAVRGSLNTIQAGLPNMKEKKFGRIINIGTNLFQNPVVAYHDYTTSKAALLGFTRNMAIDLGKYGITVNMVSGGLLKMTDASSATSEEVFQLIESSTPLRKVTDPAEVADSILFFASPWARAVTGQNMVVDGGLVMD; this comes from the coding sequence ATGGAGTTAAAAGATCAAGTAGTTTTAATAACTGGAGGAAGCCGTGGCCTTGGTGCAGAAACGGTCAAAGCTTTTGCAAGGGAAGGTGCAAAAGTTGTCATCAACTATTTTCAGAATGAAGAAAAGGCAAAGGCTCTGACAGAGACCATTGGCGAAAATGCCCTTGCTCTCAGGGCGGATGTGCGTGATCCTGCACAGGTCAAAAGCATGTTCAGGTTGGCAAAAGAACATTTTGGGACACCGATTACGACCATCGTCAATAATGCACTGGTCAATTTCAAGTTTGATCCTGTGGCGAATAAGGATGCTTTTGCAGTAGGCTGGGAGGATTACCAACAGCAGCTTGAAGGAGCTGTCCGCGGTTCATTGAATACCATCCAGGCGGGATTGCCAAATATGAAAGAAAAGAAGTTTGGCAGAATCATCAATATTGGCACGAACCTCTTCCAGAATCCGGTTGTCGCCTACCATGACTACACAACAAGCAAGGCTGCGCTGCTGGGATTCACAAGGAATATGGCGATTGATCTTGGAAAGTATGGCATTACCGTCAATATGGTTTCGGGAGGACTGCTAAAAATGACCGACGCAAGCTCAGCTACTTCTGAGGAAGTATTCCAGCTAATCGAATCGTCCACACCTCTTAGAAAAGTCACCGATCCCGCAGAAGTTGCAGACTCAATTTTGTTCTTCGCCTCACCATGGGCGCGTGCAGTTACCGGACAAAATATGGTCGTAGACGGCGGCCTGGTGATGGATTAA